AAAAGCAAGTCTAAATCTATGAAAAGGTTTATACTGGTAATTTTTTTAAGCTTATTTGTTTTGGGTTTATCTAAAGGAGTAGAAAAGATGAAAGTTTATTCATATTCTTTTAAAGAAGGAGATTTTATACCTACCCAATACACGTGCGATGGGCTTGATATCTCTCCGCACATATCTTGGAGTAAGGTTGAAAATGCAAAAAGTTATGCAATCATAATGGATGACCCGGATGCTCCAATCGGAACTTTTACCCATTGGATAGTTTATGACATTCCATCAAATGTATTGGAACTTAAAGAAAATTTTCCTAAAAAATCGGTTGTTGGAAGTATTAAGCAGGGACAAAATGATTTTGGAAAAATTGGATATGGCGGTCCTTGTCCACCAAGAGGAAAGCCTCATAGATACTTTTTTAAGGTATTTGCTTTAGATGTTGAAAGCTTAGGATTGCCTGCAGGATTATCGAGAGAAGAAGTTGAAAGATTTATTAATAAGCATACGATTTCTTCCGGTTTCACTTATGGTCTTTATAAAAGATGATTTTTAATTAGCAATTAGCTTTAATATCTATGATTCAGCTTTATTAAAAAATACATTGAAAGAATTTGGCTCAATAAAGCAAAAATCATTATATAAAAATAGCCAAAATTGTAAAGGTAGCCTATAAAGATACCGCCTAAAAGATAGCCAACTCCAAAAATTAGATTAAACAAACCATAAACAGTTCCTCTTTTAGAAATAGAAGTTAAATCAGCTATCGCAGCCCTCATAACACTTTGATGAAAAGCCATAATAAAACCATATAAAACAATTCCTAAAACTGCTAAAAATTTTGAATCCTGAAATGTAAAAATTGGTAGTACAAACGTTGCGATAGGTACTAAAAATAAAACTTTAAATTTCCATTTGTCATAAAACTTTCCTACCAATAATGAGAAAATTAGATCAAAGACCATTGTGACAGTATAGAGTAAAACTATTATTTGTTCGTTAAAAATATTGTGCATTTTTAAATGATAAGAAATTACCGGATACTGTGGAAAGGAGACAATAGCAAAAAAGCTAAAAAGCATATACATGTAAAGGATTTTTGAGTCATATTGTTTATCTTGTGGCTTTTCCGTAACAGAAGGGTTAGGCAGTATTTTATAAGCTAAAATCAAGCACATCATTAGCAATATAAAAGGAATAAGCATGACAAGAAAACCTGTCTTATAACTCCCGGTTAGTCCAAAAGAAGCTAAGAATACAAGCGGTCCTATAATAGAACCTAATCTATCAAAAGCTTCATGAATTCCAAATCCTAATCCTCTTCCTATATTGCTTGTTGCAAAAGAGATTATCGCATCTCTTGCAGAACTTCTAATTCCTTTTCCTATTCTTTCTAACAGAATAAATAAAACTGCTATATCCCATCTGTCAACCAGTGCTAAAAGTGGA
This window of the Sulfurihydrogenibium sp. genome carries:
- a CDS encoding YbhB/YbcL family Raf kinase inhibitor-like protein, with the protein product MKVYSYSFKEGDFIPTQYTCDGLDISPHISWSKVENAKSYAIIMDDPDAPIGTFTHWIVYDIPSNVLELKENFPKKSVVGSIKQGQNDFGKIGYGGPCPPRGKPHRYFFKVFALDVESLGLPAGLSREEVERFINKHTISSGFTYGLYKR
- a CDS encoding MFS transporter, whose product is METKKIYKFIILMGFVSLFGDTVYEGTKGIAGPYLYSLGASLFIVSFTAGLGEFLGYALRFISGYFSDKYKTYWIFTFIGYGLIASIPLLALVDRWDIAVLFILLERIGKGIRSSARDAIISFATSNIGRGLGFGIHEAFDRLGSIIGPLVFLASFGLTGSYKTGFLVMLIPFILLMMCLILAYKILPNPSVTEKPQDKQYDSKILYMYMLFSFFAIVSFPQYPVISYHLKMHNIFNEQIIVLLYTVTMVFDLIFSLLVGKFYDKWKFKVLFLVPIATFVLPIFTFQDSKFLAVLGIVLYGFIMAFHQSVMRAAIADLTSISKRGTVYGLFNLIFGVGYLLGGIFIGYLYNFGYFYIMIFALLSQILSMYFLIKLNHRY